A stretch of the Arachis stenosperma cultivar V10309 chromosome 6, arast.V10309.gnm1.PFL2, whole genome shotgun sequence genome encodes the following:
- the LOC130934695 gene encoding uncharacterized protein LOC130934695 gives MSVSIDPLHKISPWKETWSIEAKILTIWEDAFIVNENMQKLLHVILMDKQHNKVQATVEDDLIKTFVHQLKEGHVCIISDFKVIPNGGLVRVTRHRFRILFKCSTSVVAAPNKVIPNPGLSLTSMDEILQKRTGYEYLIDFVGMLCGLKRKVDVECNGKILKVIVLEVFADGKKIPCSLVGDCSALIDISSLQKYQRPPVLILQSFKIKIIGDKVSLQNVINVSRVSINPDMQETVNFLNQYHIASHHFSRLHSNQIGDLVSVIDDESFDWKLIRTIANLKGNNEVCTVRFLTCFRSM, from the exons ATGAGTGTTAGTATTGATCCTCTTCACAAAATCTCTCCATGGAAGGAAACTTGGAGTATTGAGGCTAAGATCTTGACCATTTGGGAAGATGCTTTCATTGTTAATGAAAATATGCAGAAACTGTTACATGTAATCTTGATGGATAAACAA cacAATAAGGTCCAAGCAACTGTTGAGGATGATTTGATCAAAACTTTTGTTCATCAGTTAAAAGAAGGACATGTATGCATTATTTCTGACTTCAAAGTGATACCTAATGGTGGATTGGTTAGGGTTACAAGACATCGATTCCGGATCCTTTTCAAGTGTAGTACTTCTGTTGTTGCAGCTCCGAATAAAGTCATACCTAATCCTGGTTTAAGTTTAACCTCTATGGACGAGATTCTTCAAAAGCGCACTGGTTATGAGTACTTAATAG ATTTTGTTGGGATGCTGTGCGGATTGAAAAGGAAAGTGGATGTTGAGTGTAATGGAAAGATATTGAAAGTTATTGTGCTTGAGGTTTTTGCTGATGG GAAGAAAATTCCCTGCAGTCTTGTTGGTGACTGTTCTGCTCTTATAGACATCAGTAGTTTGCAAAAGTATCAGAGACCGCCAGTTCTTATTTTGCAATCTTTCAAGATCAAAATCATTGGAG ATAAAGTTAGCctccaaaatgtgatcaatgtTTCTCGGGTTTCAATCAACCCTGATATGCAGGAAACTGTGAATTTTCTCAATCA ATACCATATCGCAAGTCACCATTTCAGTAGACTACATAGTAATCAGATTGGGGATTTGGTATCTGTAATTGATGATGAATCTTTTGACTGGAAACTAATACGGACTATTGCTAATCTCAAGGGAAACAATGAGGTGTGTACTGTTAGGTTTTTAACATGTTTTAGGTCTATGTAA
- the LOC130934696 gene encoding uncharacterized protein LOC130934696, translating into MNNRVDLVEKITPWRESWKVHVKVVKLWYHKNPGLDASQNLLHMVLMDEKLHKIQATIRDQLISKFASSLHEGDLYLMNHFTVVPNTGMNRVTTHRFRLLFQYKTSVVSVVSPRIPHSGLCLRSIDEIDQMTTEHNFLIDFVGIITGVRKERDVASYGKLIKVVVLEVFTHGKKVQCNVFGDACDLLEYDKLQKYPRSPLIVLESFKIKAIEGGVVLQNVINVSRLFINPDIPESVEFLSRFSVSSYGFSRLVSNDLGYLVSKVDGDYFNPKDICNIQDIHLDNGDAHYFVIGTINEVMDEPDWWYYSCVCGHAVVDHEDLYLCDACGSCVEHVLVKYRIRVKIHHGGCAVLFVLLDNAATKLLGKTCSEAFIGVDEEFPVDPSVLAVCRSYSPQMFGDVVGEEKVFKVEILSAVDPDYSGSFKVVNVFSNNLEAAAIDDYVNARIHDPIFAPIYDAYLQYATAEDYKTQVVCDNSIQSETIEDIITDLISPNRCYSDVENGDFVFILGTISSVFKKHKWWFSTCLCGSRIVVSHANGNNIFVLKDREVVQLIKIKCSRFLDNHPELNQGSYSKVVPLKLISILLHKKIVFMVDARPVGYEMNRSVYIVQQIWDDASVINVFESASEMNDHKIRVLVDSLPKVEDAFSQCGSDHDAVEDLDAF; encoded by the exons ATGAATAACCGTGTTGATCTGGTGGAGAAAATCACTCCCTGGAGAGAATCATGGAAAGTGCATGTTAAAGTTGTGAAGTTGTGGTACCACAAGAATCCTGGTTTGGATGCTTCTCAAAATCTATTGCATATGGTCTTAATGGATGAGAAG TTACACAAGATCCAAGCAACGATTAGAGATCAGCTTATATCAAAGTTTGCTTCCTCTCTACACGAAGGGGATCTGTATTTGATGAACCATTTTACAGTTGTACCAAACACTGGTATGAACAGAGTGACCACTCATCGGTTCAGACTTTTGTTCCAATACAAGACCTCTGTTGTTTCTGTGGTATCTCCAAGGATCCCGCATTCCGGTTTGTGTTTGAGATCAATAGATGAAATTGATCAAATGACAACCGAGCACAATTTCCTTATTG ACTTTGTTGGGATCATTACTGGTGTTCGAAAAGAAAGAGATGTAGCATCATATGGGAAGCTGATCAAAGTAGTTGTGCTAGAAGTTTTCACTCATGG CAAAAAGGTCCAATGCAATGTCTTTGGAGATGCTTGTGATCTTTTGGAGTAtgataaattacaaaaatatccaAGATCTCCATTGATTGTGCTCGAGTCTTTTAAAATCAAAGCAATTGAAG GTGGAGTAGTTCTACAGAATGTGATCAATGTCTCTAGGTTATTTATTAATCCCGACATTCCTGAGTCTGTTGAGTTCCTAAGCAG aTTTAGTGTATCCAGTTATGGATTCTCAAGACTTGTGAGCAATGATCTTGGATACTTAGTTTCTAAAGTTGATGGTGATTATTTCAATCCCAAAGATATCTGTAATATTCAAGATATTCATTTAGATAACGGG GATGCTCATTACTTTGTTATTGGGACAATTAATGAAGTTATGGATGAACCAGATTGGTGGTACTACTCATGTGTGTGTGGTCATGCCGTTGTTGACCATGAGGATCTCTACCTTTGTGATGCTTGTGGTTCATGTGTTGAACATGTGTTGGTCAA ATATAGGATTCGTGTAAAGATTCATCATGGTGGGTGtgctgttttgtttgttttgcttGATAATGCGGCAACAAAACTACTTGGAAAAACGTGTTCTGAAGCATTTATCGGGGTAGACGAAGAATTCCCTGTTGATCCTAGTGTGCTTGCA GTCTGTCGGTCATATTCTCCACAAATGTTTGGTGATGTTGTTGGAGAGGAGAAAGTTTTCAAGGTTGAAATTCTTTCTGCAGTTGATCCAGATTACTCCGGGTCCTTTAAAGTTGTAAATGTGTTTAGTAATAATCTGGAAGCAGCTGCAATCGATGATTATGTGAAT GCAAGGATTCATGATCCGATTTTTGCACCAATCTATGATGCCTATTTGCAGTATGCAACTGCGGAAGATTACAAGACTCAAGTAGTGTGTGATAATTCTATTCAATCAGAAACTATTGAAGATATTATTACTGATCTGATTTCACCCAATCGCTGCTATTCTGATGTTGAGAAC GGtgatttcgtttttattttggGAACTATATCATCTGTTTTCAAGAAACATAAGTGGTGGTTCTCAACTTGTTTGTGTGGTTCTCGT ATTGTAGTGTCTCATGCCAATGGGAACAATATATTTGTTCTTAAAGATCGTGAGGTTGTGCAACTAATAAAGATTAAATGCTCCAGGTTCTTGGATAATCACCCAGAGTTGAATCAG GGATCTTATTCCAAAGTTGTTCCATTGAAACTCATTTCAATTCTTTTGCACAAAAAAATTGTATTCATGGTTGATGCTAGGCCTGTGGGTTATGAGATGAATCGATCTGTGTATATTGTTCAACAAATTTGGGATGATGCCTCTGTTATTAATGTTTTTGAATCTGCGTCTGAGATGAATGATCATAAG ATTCGTGTTTTGGTTGATTCTTTGCCTAAAGTTGAAGACGCTTTTAGCCAATGTGGAAGTGATCATGACGCTGTGGAGGATCTAGATGCTTTTTAG